A section of the Streptomyces sp. SCL15-4 genome encodes:
- a CDS encoding FAD-binding oxidoreductase → MELRARVVVVGGGVIGTSIAWHLARAGVRDVVLVERDELAAGSTSKAAGGVRAQFSDELNIRLGARSLEAFGRFEREVGQDIGLHRVGYLFLLSTPEQVASFEAGVRLQNSLGVPSRLIGPEEARRLSPLITTDGLLAAAYSPDDGHCTPEAVVHGYAGAARALGVRVLRHTEVTGIDLRGGTVTGVRTSRGKIATDTVVCAAGAWSRAVGAMAGVDLPVEPLRRQIAVTQPVPDLPAALPMTIDFTTSLYFHREGPGLLLGMSDPDERPGFATGTHDRWIPRLAEAMRARAPALLDLPRTGGWAGLYENTPDHNALIGEAPTVSRFLYATGFSGHGFLQGPAVGEVIRDLYLGRVPFLDVSPLSAGRFAADAPRPEANLV, encoded by the coding sequence ATGGAGCTGCGGGCACGGGTGGTCGTCGTCGGCGGCGGGGTGATCGGCACGAGCATCGCCTGGCACCTGGCCCGCGCCGGGGTGCGGGACGTCGTCCTCGTGGAGCGGGACGAACTCGCCGCCGGCTCCACCTCCAAGGCCGCCGGCGGGGTGCGCGCGCAGTTCTCCGACGAGCTGAACATCCGGCTCGGCGCGCGCAGCCTGGAGGCGTTCGGCCGCTTCGAGCGGGAGGTCGGACAGGACATCGGGCTGCACCGGGTCGGCTATCTGTTCCTGCTGTCCACCCCGGAGCAGGTGGCCTCCTTCGAGGCGGGCGTGCGGCTGCAGAACTCCCTCGGGGTGCCCAGCCGCCTGATCGGCCCGGAGGAGGCCCGCCGGCTCTCCCCGCTGATCACCACCGACGGCCTGCTGGCCGCCGCGTACTCCCCGGACGACGGCCACTGCACCCCCGAGGCCGTCGTCCACGGCTACGCGGGCGCCGCCCGCGCCCTCGGCGTCCGCGTCCTGCGCCACACCGAGGTCACCGGCATCGACCTGCGCGGCGGCACCGTCACCGGCGTCCGTACCTCTCGCGGCAAGATCGCCACGGACACGGTGGTCTGCGCGGCCGGCGCCTGGTCGCGGGCGGTCGGCGCGATGGCGGGCGTGGACCTGCCGGTGGAGCCGCTGCGCCGGCAGATCGCCGTCACCCAACCGGTGCCGGACCTGCCGGCCGCCCTGCCCATGACCATCGACTTCACCACCAGCCTCTACTTCCACCGGGAGGGCCCCGGCCTGCTGCTCGGCATGTCCGACCCGGACGAGCGGCCCGGGTTCGCCACCGGCACCCACGACCGCTGGATCCCCCGGCTCGCCGAGGCGATGCGCGCCCGCGCGCCCGCCCTGCTGGACCTGCCGCGCACCGGCGGCTGGGCGGGCCTGTACGAGAACACGCCCGACCACAACGCCCTGATCGGGGAGGCGCCGACGGTGTCCCGGTTCCTGTACGCCACCGGATTCTCCGGACACGGCTTCCTCCAGGGACCGGCCGTCGGCGAGGTGATCCGCGACCTGTACCTCGGGCGCGTACCCTTCCTGGACGTCAGCCCCCTGAGCGCCGGCCGGTTCGCGGCCGACGCCCCGCGCCCGGAGGCCAACCTGGTATGA
- the ribA gene encoding GTP cyclohydrolase II encodes MTENIGADIGVLGKKSLRRSGVERVVNAPLPTVYGKFQAIGYLDHDRGDEQVALVYGGIGTENVLTRLHSECLTGDAFGSRHCECGDQLAAALRAVVAEGSGVVVYLRGHEGRGIGLLAKLRAMALQAEGLDTVEANLALGLPVDARDYGAAAGILHDLGVRSVRLLSNNPRKREALVRHGVQVAEQVPLLIEPCESSITYLRTKRERMDHHLPHLDAVAHGS; translated from the coding sequence ATGACAGAAAACATCGGCGCCGACATCGGCGTACTCGGCAAGAAATCCCTCCGGCGTTCCGGCGTCGAACGCGTCGTGAACGCGCCGCTGCCCACCGTGTACGGGAAATTCCAGGCCATCGGTTACCTGGACCACGACCGCGGCGACGAACAAGTGGCCCTGGTGTACGGCGGGATCGGCACCGAGAACGTGCTGACCCGGCTGCACTCGGAATGCCTGACCGGGGACGCCTTCGGCTCCCGGCACTGCGAGTGCGGCGACCAGCTCGCGGCGGCCCTGCGCGCGGTCGTCGCCGAAGGCAGCGGCGTCGTCGTCTACTTGCGCGGCCACGAGGGACGCGGCATCGGACTGCTCGCCAAGCTGCGCGCGATGGCGCTGCAGGCGGAGGGACTGGACACGGTGGAGGCGAACCTCGCGCTGGGCCTGCCGGTCGACGCCCGCGACTACGGCGCGGCCGCCGGTATCCTGCACGACCTCGGGGTGCGCTCGGTACGGCTGCTGTCCAACAACCCGCGCAAACGGGAGGCGCTCGTCCGGCACGGCGTCCAGGTCGCCGAGCAGGTGCCGTTGCTGATCGAGCCGTGCGAGAGCAGCATCACCTATCTGCGCACCAAACGGGAGCGGATGGACCACCACCTGCCGCATCTGGACGCCGTCGCCCACGGGTCCTGA
- a CDS encoding creatininase family protein yields MSGSGARTDGWKAAHGVLPADTTEDVRTRGARVAVLPVGSFEQHGPYLPLATDTLVACAVARGIAAAYPVHLLPPVTVSCSHEHAAWPGTVSISAVTLHAVVSDIAASLRRSGVAALVVVNGHGGNYVLGNVVQEASAHGERMALFPAAEDWETARKRAGVATSLLTDMHAGEIETSILLHAHPEFVRPGHESADFIADDRRHLLTLGMSGYSESGVIGRPSLGSADKGRKLLASLAESFAPCLALLAAPE; encoded by the coding sequence ATGAGTGGTTCGGGTGCGCGGACGGACGGCTGGAAAGCGGCGCACGGAGTGCTGCCGGCGGACACCACCGAGGACGTGCGGACGCGCGGCGCGCGGGTCGCCGTCCTTCCCGTGGGCAGCTTCGAGCAGCACGGCCCGTATCTTCCGCTGGCGACCGACACGCTGGTCGCCTGCGCGGTGGCACGGGGAATCGCCGCCGCGTATCCGGTGCACCTCCTTCCTCCGGTGACGGTCTCCTGCTCGCACGAGCACGCGGCCTGGCCCGGGACCGTCAGCATCTCCGCGGTGACGTTGCACGCCGTGGTCTCGGACATCGCGGCGTCGCTGCGCCGCTCGGGCGTGGCCGCGCTGGTCGTGGTCAACGGGCACGGCGGCAACTACGTGCTGGGCAACGTCGTCCAGGAGGCGTCCGCGCACGGTGAGCGGATGGCCCTGTTCCCGGCCGCAGAGGACTGGGAGACGGCGCGTAAGCGGGCCGGGGTGGCCACCTCGCTGCTCACCGATATGCACGCGGGAGAAATCGAGACGTCCATTCTGCTGCACGCTCACCCCGAATTCGTCCGGCCTGGCCACGAGTCCGCCGATTTCATCGCCGACGACCGCCGTCATCTGCTCACGCTGGGAATGTCCGGCTATAGCGAATCGGGTGTCATAGGCCGTCCTTCTCTGGGCTCGGCGGACAAGGGCAGGAAACTGCTGGCGAGTCTGGCGGAATCCTTCGCGCCGTGTCTCGCGCTGCTCGCCGCTCCGGAATAG
- a CDS encoding lysylphosphatidylglycerol synthase transmembrane domain-containing protein, with translation MSTPHGATPRRSPALRTHLGTLAGAVLLGILFWRLGTGPLLDGLRRIDVRTVPVALGIGAVTTVCSAWRWRLVAAGLGLRLPLGPAVADYYRALFLNAALPGGVLGDVHRAVRHGRGAGDVRRGVTAVVLERVAGQLALTVAGAVLLATLPSPVRAEVRAGAPPAGLAAVGVLAVVLAVRMNRPPARRAGALRRRLGEARQGLASRRGGPGVALSSAVVLAGHLALFVVAARVAGSAAPVAVLLPLAVLALLAMGLPLNVGGFGPREGVTAWAFGAAGLGADRGVAVAVVYGVLSLLASLPGAAVLLRRRGAAVRAGPTLRDGFPPAIPERRAARDTARRIPPDSPAVSCPCPPSPEKDGL, from the coding sequence GTGTCCACGCCCCACGGCGCCACCCCACGGCGATCCCCGGCCCTGCGCACGCACCTCGGCACGCTCGCCGGCGCCGTCCTCCTCGGCATCCTGTTCTGGCGGCTCGGCACCGGCCCGCTGCTCGACGGGCTGCGCCGGATCGACGTCCGGACGGTGCCGGTCGCGCTGGGGATCGGCGCGGTCACCACCGTGTGCAGCGCGTGGCGCTGGCGGTTGGTGGCGGCCGGGCTGGGGCTGCGGCTGCCGCTGGGCCCGGCCGTCGCCGACTACTACCGCGCGCTGTTCCTCAACGCGGCCCTGCCCGGCGGCGTCCTGGGAGATGTGCACCGGGCGGTACGGCACGGGCGCGGCGCCGGTGACGTGCGGCGCGGGGTGACGGCGGTGGTGCTGGAGCGGGTCGCCGGGCAGCTCGCGCTGACCGTGGCCGGCGCGGTGCTGCTGGCGACCCTGCCGTCCCCGGTGCGCGCCGAGGTCCGGGCGGGTGCGCCACCGGCCGGGCTCGCCGCCGTCGGTGTGCTGGCCGTCGTACTCGCCGTCCGGATGAACCGCCCGCCGGCCCGCCGGGCCGGTGCCCTGCGCCGACGTCTCGGCGAGGCCCGGCAGGGACTGGCGTCGCGGCGCGGCGGACCCGGTGTCGCGCTGTCCTCCGCGGTCGTCCTGGCCGGGCACCTGGCCCTGTTCGTCGTGGCGGCCCGGGTCGCCGGCTCGGCCGCCCCGGTGGCGGTGCTGCTGCCGCTCGCCGTACTCGCCCTGCTGGCCATGGGCCTGCCGCTGAACGTCGGCGGCTTCGGGCCCCGCGAGGGCGTCACGGCGTGGGCGTTCGGTGCGGCCGGGCTCGGCGCGGACCGCGGCGTCGCGGTCGCCGTCGTCTACGGCGTCCTGAGCCTCCTGGCGAGCCTGCCCGGCGCCGCCGTCCTGCTCCGGCGCCGCGGCGCGGCCGTACGCGCCGGGCCCACGCTCCGCGACGGCTTCCCGCCCGCTATTCCGGAGCGGCGAGCAGCGCGAGACACGGCGCGAAGGATTCCGCCAGACTCGCCAGCAGTTTCCTGCCCTTGTCCGCCGAGCCCAGAGAAGGACGGCCTATGA